One window of the Chryseobacterium camelliae genome contains the following:
- a CDS encoding RagB/SusD family nutrient uptake outer membrane protein, giving the protein MKKIFLSIAVLTIMSSCNDYLDIPVEGATDASNFFKTENDAMLGTNAIYSFLRSWENSAFPYQFVFGVPADDVVKGSNPGDASFINAYDQFTYTTSDEGIRGYWIGQWQAVNRCNQVLTKVPAIEMNAALKTRLLAEARMLRAYFYFNLVRIYGGVPILDSLKESYNNIPRSSVDEVYNFIISDLTSAAADLPQSYGAGDQGRVTKGAALGLLSKVYLYKKDWQKAYDTSNQVIAMGYALDPDFNHLFRIAGEFGSESVFEVNCECSPQFGGSQYAEVQGVRNQFGWGFFTPSQALENAFEPGDIRKELTILRNGETTPEGDLIAMGDPNSVTTYNQKVYVPTSQNNNACGYGSRQNIRILRFAEILLINAEAANEMGNIATATLNLNKVRTRAQLAATTATTQAALRTAIWRERRVELAMEGDRFVDLVRTGQAATVLASYGFKAGKNELFPIPLDAINQSNGLFTQNPGY; this is encoded by the coding sequence ATGAAAAAGATATTTTTATCAATTGCCGTATTGACGATAATGTCAAGCTGCAATGATTACTTAGATATACCTGTAGAAGGGGCCACCGATGCCTCAAATTTCTTCAAAACTGAAAACGATGCCATGCTAGGTACGAATGCGATTTACAGTTTCCTCAGAAGCTGGGAAAATTCTGCATTCCCATATCAGTTTGTATTTGGCGTACCTGCAGATGATGTGGTAAAAGGATCTAACCCAGGAGATGCCTCTTTTATCAATGCCTATGACCAGTTCACGTATACTACCAGTGATGAAGGGATCAGAGGATATTGGATCGGCCAGTGGCAGGCTGTAAACAGATGTAACCAGGTTTTAACCAAGGTTCCTGCTATAGAAATGAATGCTGCCCTGAAAACAAGGCTTCTTGCAGAAGCCAGAATGCTGAGGGCATATTTCTATTTTAACCTGGTAAGGATTTATGGAGGAGTTCCGATCCTGGATTCTCTGAAAGAATCATACAACAACATCCCTAGAAGCTCTGTAGATGAGGTATATAACTTTATCATCTCAGATCTTACCAGCGCAGCTGCAGATCTTCCGCAGTCTTATGGAGCCGGAGATCAGGGAAGGGTTACTAAAGGAGCTGCTTTAGGTTTACTTTCAAAAGTATACCTGTATAAAAAAGACTGGCAGAAAGCTTATGATACATCCAATCAGGTTATTGCCATGGGATATGCTCTGGATCCTGATTTCAACCATTTATTCAGAATAGCCGGAGAATTCGGTTCAGAATCCGTATTTGAAGTTAACTGCGAGTGTTCTCCTCAGTTCGGAGGTAGCCAGTACGCAGAAGTTCAGGGGGTAAGAAACCAGTTCGGATGGGGCTTCTTTACGCCTTCACAGGCTTTGGAAAATGCATTTGAACCGGGAGATATCCGTAAAGAATTAACGATCCTTAGAAATGGTGAAACAACACCTGAAGGTGATCTCATCGCTATGGGAGATCCTAACTCTGTAACGACTTACAACCAGAAAGTATATGTTCCGACTTCTCAGAACAATAACGCCTGCGGATATGGTTCCAGACAAAACATCAGGATTTTAAGATTTGCAGAAATCCTTTTGATCAATGCAGAAGCAGCCAACGAAATGGGGAACATTGCAACGGCAACCCTTAACCTTAATAAAGTAAGAACAAGGGCTCAGCTGGCAGCTACTACAGCAACCACTCAGGCTGCTTTACGTACGGCAATCTGGCGTGAGAGAAGGGTAGAGCTTGCTATGGAAGGCGATCGTTTCGTAGATCTGGTAAGAACAGGTCAGGCAGCAACCGTTCTGGCTTCTTACGGATTCAAAGCCGGGAAAAATGAATTATTCCCGATACCTTTGGATGCGATTAATCAGAGTAACGGGCTGTTTACACAGAACCCTGGCTACTAA